The segment GCAGTCGTAGTACACCAGGGCCAGGATCACCGGGCGCTGGCCGAAGTAGTGGCCCAGGGTGACGCTGCGCCCGTCCTCGTCGCGGAATGCGGCCTCGAGCGGGAGTGGCTGGTTGAGCCGCTGGTCGATGCCCGCCTTCTGGATCAGGGGAGGGCGCGTATCCGCGGGCGGGGAATCGGCGGACTGCTTTTGCTGGGCCGGCGCGTAGGGCGCCGCCGTCGCCGCCAAGGATGCCAGCAGCAGGATCGCGGTCCTGGGGAATGTTGCCAGGGTCGTCACTTCTTTTTCTCCGTAGTCTGCGCCGGCTGCGGAGGCGGGGCGGGCCACGCCGGCACGCCGCGCTCCGCGATCATTTGCATGGCGCGGTCAATGGGCAGGTGGACGACGCCCGCCTGGCGATCCACCCAGCCGTATGTGTTCAGCAGCTCATCCTCCCGGGCCCGCGTCTTCCCCTGGTCGGCGGCGGCGTTGGACTGCAACTGCGGCTGCGGGAATCGCGCCGCCGGGTTGGCGGGCGGTTTTTCGCCGGCGAGCAGCGGGTTTTGTACGGGGTCGGAGGCGGTCGCCTGCCAGTCGAAGTACTGGAACATCCCCCACAGCGACGCATAGATGATCACGGCGGCCACAATCA is part of the Terriglobales bacterium genome and harbors:
- a CDS encoding SCO family protein encodes the protein MTTLATFPRTAILLLASLAATAAPYAPAQQKQSADSPPADTRPPLIQKAGIDQRLNQPLPLEAAFRDEDGRSVTLGHYFGQRPVILALVYYDCPMLCTLVLEGLARDLKPLSFDPGKEFDVVAVSFDAREGPAKAAAKKQAILARYGRPGT